One Bifidobacterium crudilactis genomic region harbors:
- a CDS encoding ImmA/IrrE family metallo-endopeptidase codes for MDDNRRILPDFLHRTYTQIINDTEHLDVSVVNTLLPGDLTGIYDEATKLILIDQRLISAQQRCTLAHELVHWEHADETCSGTLGSKIERHTRMETASKLIRPCEYALAENEYDGDTYAIACELDVTVQVIEDFRNYLAMVPAMTDRRQQAFCQSRRSTGGI; via the coding sequence ATGGACGATAACAGGCGCATCCTCCCCGATTTCCTGCACCGGACATACACGCAGATCATCAACGACACCGAGCACCTCGACGTGAGCGTCGTCAACACCCTGCTTCCGGGGGATCTCACCGGAATATACGATGAAGCAACGAAGCTCATCCTCATAGACCAGCGGCTCATCAGCGCCCAGCAACGCTGCACCCTGGCACACGAACTCGTGCACTGGGAGCACGCCGATGAAACCTGTTCGGGAACCCTGGGCTCGAAGATCGAGCGGCACACCCGCATGGAAACCGCATCCAAGCTCATACGGCCGTGCGAATACGCCCTCGCCGAGAACGAATACGACGGCGACACCTACGCCATCGCCTGCGAACTGGACGTCACCGTGCAAGTCATCGAAGACTTCCGCAACTACCTCGCAATGGTCCCTGCCATGACAGACCGTCGGCAACAGGCATTTTGCCAAAGCCGAAGATCGACGGGTGGCATCTGA
- a CDS encoding dolichyl-phosphate-mannose--protein mannosyltransferase: MGWLLPILMATFGGALRFIRLGSPHSVVFDETYYVKDAWTMLMTGEARNWPKTLGPANIPIDTLFAQGDTDRWLSTAEYVVHPPIGKWMIAIGLKFFGGADSAFAWRFSTALVGTIAILVLCRVALRLFHNLPVALMAGFLLSIDGLGITMSRTGLLDNFIMIFALCAFACLLIHRDRSVAKLQAAYRSDSQKRSAKFIPVTSKWGRHKGGMRFVLNETGPTIFFSWWRVAAAVLLGLATGTKWSGIYFFAAFAVLSVLWDAWERRKAGYRSWLLSGLWKDGIPTGLMMLPIWAGTYLASWTGWFMHSDSYLHSWAAENPGEGITWLPETLRSFVEYHRQMWDFHTTLATPHSYMANPLTWPLQTRPTSFYWEELNNHPGLCSIAPGSKCISAVTSLGNPLLWWLGSACVLIGIVVAAWVRQGDWRIWAVLIGFIGGWLPWAQYLHRTTFTFYSIVILPWIVLAICYMADWLRQNVKTSTYHWIVGSALGTLALVSLFFYPIWTAMPVPYEFWLVHMWFSSWI; the protein is encoded by the coding sequence ATGGGCTGGCTGCTGCCGATACTGATGGCGACGTTCGGAGGCGCATTGCGCTTCATACGCTTGGGATCGCCGCATTCCGTGGTGTTCGACGAAACGTATTACGTCAAGGACGCCTGGACCATGCTGATGACCGGAGAGGCCAGAAACTGGCCCAAAACACTCGGTCCGGCGAATATCCCGATAGATACGTTGTTCGCTCAAGGCGACACCGACCGTTGGCTTTCCACAGCCGAATACGTGGTCCATCCCCCGATAGGCAAATGGATGATAGCCATCGGTCTGAAATTCTTCGGCGGTGCAGACAGCGCTTTCGCATGGCGCTTCTCGACGGCATTGGTCGGCACCATTGCCATTCTCGTGTTGTGCCGTGTTGCGCTGCGGCTGTTCCATAACCTCCCCGTAGCACTGATGGCGGGGTTCCTGCTCTCCATAGACGGTCTGGGCATCACCATGAGCCGGACCGGGCTGTTGGATAACTTCATCATGATTTTCGCGCTATGCGCATTCGCGTGCCTGCTGATACACAGAGACCGCAGCGTAGCCAAACTGCAGGCGGCGTATCGCAGCGACTCGCAAAAACGGTCGGCGAAATTCATACCCGTCACCAGCAAGTGGGGACGACATAAGGGCGGTATGCGATTCGTCCTCAACGAAACCGGGCCCACCATATTCTTCTCATGGTGGCGCGTCGCCGCAGCAGTGCTGCTAGGTCTCGCCACAGGCACGAAATGGTCGGGAATCTACTTTTTCGCGGCTTTCGCCGTACTCTCCGTACTCTGGGACGCTTGGGAGAGACGCAAGGCGGGCTACCGTTCGTGGCTGCTCTCCGGACTATGGAAAGACGGCATCCCCACAGGACTGATGATGCTGCCGATATGGGCTGGCACCTATCTGGCTTCGTGGACCGGCTGGTTCATGCATTCAGACAGCTATCTGCACAGTTGGGCGGCGGAGAATCCTGGCGAAGGCATCACCTGGCTGCCCGAAACATTGCGATCATTCGTCGAATATCATCGACAGATGTGGGACTTCCACACCACATTGGCAACACCCCACAGCTACATGGCGAATCCGCTGACCTGGCCGCTGCAAACCCGCCCGACAAGCTTCTACTGGGAAGAGCTCAACAACCATCCAGGACTGTGCTCCATAGCCCCCGGCTCGAAATGCATCAGTGCGGTCACATCCCTAGGCAACCCCTTGCTGTGGTGGCTGGGCTCGGCTTGCGTGCTGATCGGCATAGTCGTGGCAGCATGGGTACGCCAAGGCGACTGGCGCATCTGGGCTGTGCTCATCGGCTTCATCGGCGGGTGGCTTCCCTGGGCTCAATATCTGCACCGCACCACCTTCACCTTCTACTCGATCGTAATCCTGCCATGGATCGTGCTCGCCATCTGCTATATGGCCGACTGGCTGCGACAGAATGTGAAAACCTCCACGTATCACTGGATAGTCGGTTCCGCCCTGGGAACGCTCGCGTTGGTGTCGCTGTTCTTCTACCCGATATGGACCGCAATGCCCGTGCCATACGAATTCTGGCTGGTACATATGTGGTTTTCTAGCTGGATATAG
- a CDS encoding helix-turn-helix transcriptional regulator yields MNEATAKTIASERSAAGLTIKRLAERSGVPERTLIRILKNERDIKVTQLAQLAEVFGVYPHELIQSAEAFIERDQRGPVTLGEPQPSELSEADKTAYVLNKIGNHDVRLAASHDPNKWAEAAGGDGR; encoded by the coding sequence ATGAACGAAGCTACAGCGAAGACCATAGCATCCGAACGATCGGCTGCGGGGCTGACGATCAAACGGCTCGCGGAACGCTCGGGCGTCCCCGAACGCACTTTGATCCGCATCCTCAAGAACGAGCGTGACATCAAGGTCACCCAACTCGCCCAACTCGCCGAAGTGTTCGGCGTCTACCCCCACGAACTCATCCAATCCGCCGAAGCGTTCATCGAACGCGACCAGCGCGGACCCGTCACCCTTGGGGAGCCGCAGCCCAGCGAACTGTCCGAAGCGGACAAGACAGCGTACGTGCTCAACAAGATAGGCAACCATGACGTCAGGCTCGCGGCATCGCACGACCCCAACAAATGGGCTGAGGCGGCAGGCGGCGATGGACGATAA
- a CDS encoding variant leucine-rich repeat-containing protein: MTKHRSPHDAQRRPSQWLGRGFGQRLGERLGNPLGPGAEHSQASRQTNRLKQLCNKDTADCAAERIDRPGIEDRRHDAAPGQRRPDDGHPAQLSPPTPPLQAIPSTACNPETPIATLWEFARLHPQLRMWIVANPAAPPELMEYLSQQGGPGVAHALSVLLDSLEYGSMTKTD, translated from the coding sequence ATGACTAAGCACCGTTCACCACACGATGCGCAACGGCGGCCAAGCCAATGGCTTGGGCGCGGCTTCGGTCAGCGGCTCGGGGAACGGCTCGGGAATCCTCTCGGACCGGGAGCGGAACACAGTCAGGCATCTCGTCAGACGAATCGACTCAAACAACTCTGCAACAAGGACACAGCCGACTGTGCCGCGGAACGCATAGACCGCCCCGGCATCGAAGACCGGCGACACGACGCAGCCCCCGGCCAAAGACGACCCGACGACGGCCACCCCGCTCAACTGTCACCGCCCACACCGCCCTTGCAGGCGATACCATCCACCGCTTGCAATCCCGAGACGCCCATAGCAACGCTTTGGGAATTCGCACGCCTGCACCCTCAGCTCAGAATGTGGATCGTGGCGAATCCTGCAGCGCCGCCCGAGTTGATGGAATACCTCTCACAGCAGGGAGGACCTGGGGTGGCGCACGCACTGTCGGTGCTGCTGGATTCCCTCGAATACGGCAGCATGACGAAAACCGACTAA
- the rsmI gene encoding 16S rRNA (cytidine(1402)-2'-O)-methyltransferase encodes MQTESAQSTQQFVQNDASSRAGEASSGAGNHGEAVAAQSSSSQSSSGLVSSGLASSVSASSDAVTSESEEFGNEAASATPSASRALVPQGTVVLAATPIGNVHDASARLVALLQEADIVAAEDTRRLYDLANRLGVHVGGRVIAYHDHNEREKSDGLLDQVERGACVLVVSDAGMPTINDPGLAIVRRAIERGIPVTCAPGPSAVLDALALSGLPTDRFCYEGFLPRKHSERMQYLRTMQAEQRTMVFYETLHRIGDSMKDLQDAFGPNRAMALCRELTKDYEEIRRSTISGIVKSIEENPPRGEMVLVVAGASEGEAMAAAPASLPVEDLAVLSIDRALENGLRIKEAIAQVVAEHPLPDGSLPNRKDIYSAVLALKH; translated from the coding sequence ATGCAAACCGAGTCTGCCCAATCCACACAACAATTTGTACAAAACGATGCATCGTCGCGCGCGGGGGAAGCGTCGTCGGGTGCCGGAAATCATGGAGAAGCCGTCGCAGCGCAGTCGTCCTCGTCTCAATCTTCCTCCGGGCTGGTTTCTTCCGGGCTTGCCTCCTCAGTGTCGGCTTCTTCGGATGCGGTTACCTCGGAGTCGGAGGAATTCGGCAACGAGGCCGCCTCGGCTACGCCGTCGGCTTCACGGGCTCTGGTGCCGCAAGGAACGGTGGTGCTTGCCGCGACGCCGATCGGCAATGTCCATGACGCGTCGGCACGTCTTGTCGCGCTGCTCCAGGAAGCCGATATCGTGGCCGCTGAAGATACCCGTAGACTGTACGATCTGGCGAATCGTCTGGGTGTGCATGTCGGCGGCAGGGTGATTGCCTACCATGACCACAATGAGCGGGAGAAATCCGACGGGCTTCTCGATCAGGTCGAGCGTGGTGCATGCGTGCTGGTGGTGTCGGATGCCGGAATGCCCACCATCAATGATCCGGGACTGGCGATAGTCCGGCGTGCCATCGAGCGCGGCATACCTGTGACCTGCGCTCCGGGGCCGAGTGCTGTGCTCGATGCGCTCGCGCTTTCCGGTCTGCCGACGGACCGCTTCTGTTACGAGGGTTTTCTTCCTAGAAAGCATTCCGAACGTATGCAATATCTGAGAACCATGCAGGCGGAGCAGCGCACCATGGTGTTCTATGAAACGCTGCATCGTATCGGTGATTCGATGAAGGATCTGCAGGATGCCTTCGGTCCCAACCGTGCAATGGCGTTATGTCGCGAATTGACCAAGGACTATGAGGAGATTCGTCGTTCGACGATTTCGGGCATCGTGAAATCCATCGAGGAGAATCCGCCGCGAGGCGAGATGGTGCTTGTGGTCGCCGGGGCGTCTGAAGGTGAGGCCATGGCTGCCGCACCGGCTTCCTTGCCTGTGGAGGATCTCGCGGTGCTGTCCATCGACAGAGCGTTGGAGAACGGTCTGCGCATCAAGGAGGCCATAGCCCAGGTGGTCGCGGAGCATCCTCTTCCCGATGGTTCTTTGCCCAACAGAAAGGACATCTACTCGGCGGTGCTCGCGTTGAAGCATTAG
- a CDS encoding tyrosine-type recombinase/integrase, producing MTRRFGTLRHKSNRTSAWIEASYLTPFWAFDKWPGLRERQYASFDIEDEAGALVWLRDAKLRIDAHSWQPEREILREQQRRSLTFAQYFEQWLGLRRTRSGDQLQAGTVYRIRKDATNHILPFFGKRRLAEITSRDVDRWWDGLDHSQRSMCINALKVLKSVLASASSPGPDGESPLIPRNPCTIMTPSQRRNTETVPATIAQVRMIYEAMPERYRAAVYIAVFCNGPRIGEICALTRSSIDLDHMVLHIRTSRKTIGPELIGSTKTEHSERDESIPPQLKPMMETLVDLTGPEAGAFIFPGVTDSSAPLHPNTLRGWYDKARIQAGRKDLRFHDLRHTALTLLAQQGATVREIMDAAGHSDPQTAMRYQHSVQSRSRYLARQVGSLIPGDDTVESLRSRIEDNDQRIQELRKQNEQLSSQLSTAMMRHETGKQAKKQG from the coding sequence ATGACTCGGAGATTCGGTACGCTTCGGCACAAGAGCAATCGGACGAGCGCGTGGATAGAGGCGAGTTATCTGACGCCCTTCTGGGCTTTTGATAAGTGGCCTGGATTGAGGGAGCGTCAGTATGCCAGCTTCGACATCGAAGACGAGGCCGGTGCACTGGTGTGGCTCAGGGACGCCAAGCTTCGTATCGACGCCCATTCATGGCAGCCTGAAAGGGAGATCCTTCGGGAACAGCAGCGTCGCTCGTTGACCTTCGCGCAATACTTTGAACAATGGCTGGGTCTGCGGCGTACCCGGTCGGGCGACCAACTCCAGGCAGGCACGGTCTACAGGATACGCAAGGACGCGACGAACCATATCCTCCCGTTTTTCGGCAAACGCCGATTGGCCGAGATTACGAGCCGTGATGTGGATCGGTGGTGGGACGGGTTGGATCACTCGCAGCGCAGCATGTGCATCAATGCACTCAAAGTGCTCAAGAGCGTGTTGGCATCCGCCAGCAGTCCCGGACCTGATGGGGAAAGCCCCCTGATTCCCAGGAATCCCTGCACCATCATGACACCATCACAGCGTCGCAACACCGAGACGGTGCCCGCCACGATCGCACAGGTACGCATGATCTACGAGGCCATGCCCGAACGGTATCGCGCGGCGGTGTACATCGCCGTATTCTGCAACGGCCCTCGCATCGGCGAGATCTGCGCGCTCACCAGAAGCAGCATCGATCTGGACCATATGGTGCTTCATATTCGTACGAGCCGCAAGACCATTGGACCGGAGCTTATTGGCAGCACCAAAACCGAGCACAGTGAACGCGATGAGAGCATACCCCCACAATTGAAACCAATGATGGAGACGCTGGTCGACCTTACCGGTCCCGAAGCTGGTGCTTTTATTTTCCCCGGTGTCACTGACAGTTCAGCCCCGTTGCACCCCAACACGCTCAGAGGCTGGTATGACAAGGCCAGAATCCAGGCAGGGCGCAAGGATCTTCGTTTCCATGATTTGCGTCATACGGCGTTGACGTTGCTGGCCCAGCAGGGTGCAACGGTGCGTGAGATCATGGATGCGGCCGGTCATTCGGATCCGCAGACCGCGATGCGGTATCAGCACAGTGTCCAGTCGCGGTCAAGGTACCTCGCCCGCCAGGTAGGCTCGCTCATTCCCGGTGATGATACCGTCGAGTCGCTGCGCTCCCGTATAGAGGATAATGATCAGCGCATACAGGAACTCAGAAAGCAGAACGAACAGCTGTCATCACAACTCTCCACCGCCATGATGCGGCATGAAACGGGCAAACAAGCGAAGAAGCAAGGCTGA
- a CDS encoding helix-turn-helix domain-containing protein, with protein MSLRSMLWALNEAPTGKDATAKVILIALGDYANPDGTGAYPSLATLSRIAEVSRRTVQYKLRLLERSGAIRHGDQRLASYLPGNHRPTVWDLNLRTTRHRAEDTTVTGADPAPVDVHRDAASAVQGCNHSPVDMQHGAHEPYNPTNNPGEKLPHRRRRPTMSGIGDWRPDSAHHALATTLGLDCDAEFAKFRDRCLSSAQVSADWDASFRNWLRRGLELNLTVKARHPSGHVHTHTWKCTHVLALLRRDEENATPDGLAVTLAKLLNMGITGIQALQRLGLPTDDDLSTP; from the coding sequence ATGAGTCTGCGCAGCATGCTGTGGGCGTTGAACGAGGCGCCCACGGGCAAGGACGCGACCGCGAAGGTGATCCTGATCGCCTTGGGTGATTACGCCAATCCCGACGGCACCGGCGCCTACCCCAGCCTGGCGACGCTGTCCCGGATCGCCGAGGTGTCACGCCGCACGGTGCAGTACAAGCTGCGCCTGCTGGAACGGTCCGGAGCGATACGGCACGGCGACCAGCGGCTCGCCTCGTACCTGCCCGGCAATCATCGCCCCACGGTATGGGACCTGAACCTGCGAACAACGAGACACCGGGCGGAGGACACGACCGTTACGGGTGCAGATCCTGCACCCGTGGATGTTCACAGGGATGCAGCAAGCGCTGTCCAGGGGTGCAATCACAGCCCCGTAGACATGCAACACGGTGCGCACGAACCATATAACCCGACCAATAACCCGGGTGAGAAACTTCCCCACCGTCGACGCCGACCCACGATGAGCGGAATCGGCGACTGGCGGCCTGATAGTGCGCACCACGCTCTCGCCACCACCCTTGGTCTGGACTGTGATGCGGAGTTTGCGAAATTCCGTGATCGTTGCCTCTCCTCGGCACAGGTCAGTGCCGACTGGGATGCCAGTTTCCGCAACTGGCTCAGACGCGGCCTTGAACTCAACCTCACGGTCAAGGCCCGCCACCCATCCGGCCATGTTCACACGCACACCTGGAAATGCACGCACGTGCTCGCCTTGCTGCGCAGGGACGAGGAGAACGCCACTCCCGACGGTCTCGCGGTCACCCTGGCCAAACTGTTGAACATGGGCATCACCGGCATCCAGGCACTGCAACGGTTGGGTTTGCCGACCGACGATGACCTGTCCACGCCGTGA
- a CDS encoding DedA family protein, with amino-acid sequence MGFINWLLELLKDPRGAIAGWISLGLVPTYAFIFLIIFIETGVVFMPFLPGDSLLFAAGVFAHDPNSGLQLSILLPVVWLAPVIGDQCNYFIGHFFGRRIIQSGKVKAMTPERIAKTEKMIEKWGPIAVFLGRFFPFIRTFMPFISGISGMRWARFTPFSVLGGVIWSTLFTLLGYFFGGIPVVQKHFEVVIILILVVSLLPTIIGLLKVKFGHNKSAEEAEESKELPSLDEVSATTPADDDAAKN; translated from the coding sequence ATGGGGTTTATCAACTGGCTGCTCGAACTGCTCAAGGACCCGCGTGGTGCGATTGCCGGATGGATATCACTGGGGTTGGTACCCACCTATGCGTTCATTTTCCTGATTATCTTCATCGAAACCGGCGTGGTATTCATGCCTTTCCTCCCAGGAGATTCCTTGTTGTTCGCAGCGGGCGTGTTCGCACACGACCCGAACAGCGGACTGCAGCTCTCGATTCTGCTGCCCGTGGTATGGCTGGCCCCCGTCATCGGCGACCAGTGCAACTACTTCATAGGCCACTTCTTCGGACGACGCATCATCCAGTCCGGCAAAGTCAAAGCCATGACGCCCGAACGCATCGCGAAAACCGAGAAGATGATTGAGAAATGGGGACCAATCGCCGTGTTCCTCGGCCGCTTCTTCCCCTTCATCCGTACTTTCATGCCCTTCATATCAGGCATATCCGGCATGCGCTGGGCCCGGTTCACGCCCTTCAGCGTGCTCGGCGGAGTGATTTGGTCAACGCTGTTCACACTGTTGGGGTACTTCTTCGGCGGCATTCCCGTGGTTCAGAAACATTTTGAGGTCGTTATCATCCTCATTCTGGTTGTTTCCCTGCTACCGACGATCATCGGCCTGCTCAAGGTCAAGTTCGGGCACAACAAGTCCGCCGAAGAAGCCGAGGAAAGCAAGGAACTTCCAAGCTTGGACGAGGTATCCGCCACCACTCCGGCAGATGACGATGCTGCAAAGAACTGA